The window TATATCTTTTATATCCAAAAGATAAAAAAGCAAAAGCAATTACTATTTTAATTAGTAAAAATATATATTTATTTTCGGTATACCAATTAAATAGTATTCTGTAAGTTTCTTTGTCTTTAAAGAAAGAAGTAAAACCATCTACAAGGATAATTATACCAAAAATTAAATACAAATAAGGAATAATTTTTCTCATTATTGTGGAATTTTAATTTCATACAGTTTTCTACTCTTATTATTCAATTTTCCCTCTCTTAACCAAGGATTGTGTCTTTTTAACTCTTTGTAAGTAATTCCAAATCCTTTTGCAAAAGAGGCAATGTTTGTAATTGCTGTATCTACTTTTACAGTATAGGTTTCTTCTGGTTGGTATAAATCTTCTTGATCAAACACAAAACCGTACTTTTCTGGATTGCTCATAACTTCTTTTAAAGCTAAAATTCTGTAAATATAACGTTCAGTTTCATCAGGTAAAAGGGCATCATAATAAGTGGTAACTTGTTGGTTTCTTAATCTTTCTGAAACTCTTCCCATTCCGCAGTTATAAGAAGCTGCTGCAAGTGTCCAAGAACCAAACTTTTCTTTTGCTCTTTTTAAGTAAATTGCTGCTGCTGCTGTAGATTTTTCTATGTTATAACGTTCATCAACATTTTTGTTAACTTCTAACTTAAATCTTTTTTCTCTTGCTGTACTTGGTAAAAAATGCCACAAACCAGAAGCTCTTGCATGAGATGGATTGTTTACCAACAATGCACTTTCTGCAACTG of the Tenacibaculum todarodis genome contains:
- a CDS encoding lytic transglycosylase domain-containing protein, producing MNKSFRFLSIITISALAFLLLNVIGKDNIPFLKNVSEKYEIKAVKIPAYLELAGERVPTERADVREKMDRELLVNTYWQSNGLLVIKRANKIFPILEPLLVKYGLPDDFKYLAVAESALLVNNPSHARASGLWHFLPSTAREKRFKLEVNKNVDERYNIEKSTAAAAIYLKRAKEKFGSWTLAAASYNCGMGRVSERLRNQQVTTYYDALLPDETERYIYRILALKEVMSNPEKYGFVFDQEDLYQPEETYTVKVDTAITNIASFAKGFGITYKELKRHNPWLREGKLNNKSRKLYEIKIPQ